From the genome of Mugil cephalus isolate CIBA_MC_2020 chromosome 2, CIBA_Mcephalus_1.1, whole genome shotgun sequence, one region includes:
- the mrpl21 gene encoding 39S ribosomal protein L21, mitochondrial yields the protein MAVSRGCTGLWRTCNLLLPRHPALFPAALRAQSSVSGDLLPRTSLSRPPWPEPTSPVSAEEERSRHAAVVSTVNQRILQRDFGRLFAVVQFAGRQWKVTGEDLILIENHVEAECGDRIRMEKVLLVGAEDFTLVGRPLLGRDLVRVEATVLEKTESWPKVHMRFWKRHRFQQKKIIIQPQTVLRINSIELAPTLT from the coding sequence ATGGCGGTGAGCAGAGGGTGTACGGGACTGTGGAGGACGTGCAACCTGTTATTACCCAGACACCCGGCCCTGTTCCCCGCTGCCCTCCGAGCGCAGAGCTCTGTTAGCGGGGACCTGCTGCCCCGGACCTCGCTGTCCAGGCCTCCGTGGCCGGAGCCGACGAGCCCGGTTTCCGCGGAGGAGGAGCGGAGCCGACACGCCGCCGTGGTGAGCACCGTGAACCAGCGGATCCTCCAGCGGGACTTCGGCCGCCTGTTCGCGGTGGTGCAGTTCGCCGGTCGCCAGTGGAAAGTCACCGGCGAGGACCTGATCCTGATCGAGAACCACGTCGAGGCAGAGTGCGGAGACCGGATCCGGATGGAGAAGGTGCTGCTGGTCGGGGCGGAGGACTTCACCTTGGTGGGCAGGCCCCTGCTGGGGAGGGACCTGGTCCGGGTCGAGGCGACGGTCCTGGAAAAGACCGAGTCCTGGCCCAAAGTCCACATGCGGTTCTGGAAGAGACACCGGTTCCAGCAAAAGAAGATCATCATCCAGCCTCAGACGGTGCTGAGGATCAACAGCATCGAGCTGGCCCCCACACTGACCtga
- the c2h6orf120 gene encoding UPF0669 protein C6orf120 homolog — protein MMLSFSALVVALLLSPARSFLGPSEDDDGGGGVPEEWVLLHVVQGHIGAGNYSYLRLNHDGRIILHMQSLKGDADLYVSDRTLHPSFDTYRLQSVTCGPDVVVVPGDFARPVGIGIYGHPSHQESEFEMRVFYDQTVLQDPFDRGSYDSDGQRAEKKSSQAGEEDFQEEESIFWTILIGLLKIILEIVF, from the coding sequence ATGATGCTGAGCTTCAGCGCGCTGGTCGTCGCCCTCCTGCTGTCCCCGGCCAGAAGCTTCCTGGGCCCCTCGGAGGATgacgacggcggcggcggcgtcccCGAGGAGTGGGTGCTGCTCCACGTGGTTCAGGGCCACATCGGGGCCGGCAACTACAGCTACCTGCGCCTCAACCACGACGGGAGGATCATCCTGCACATGCAGAGCCTCAAGGGCGACGCCGACCTGTACGTGTCCGACAGGACCCTGCACCCGAGCTTCGACACCTACAGGCTGCAGTCGGTCACCTGCGGCCCCGACGTGGTGGTGGTGCCGGGGGACTTCGCTCGGCCCGTGGGCATCGGCATCTACGGCCACCCGTCGCACCAGGAGAGCGAGTTCGAGATGCGGGTGTTCTACGACCAGACCGTGCTCCAGGACCCGTTCGACAGGGGCTCGTACGACTCGGACGGACAACGCGCCGAAAAGAAATCCTCTCAGGCGGGAGAGGAGGACTTTCAGGAGGAGGAGTCGATCTTTTGGACTATTCTGATTGGACTTTTGAAAATCATTCTGGAGATAGTGTTTTGA